The sequence TGATTATCTTCGTAGTGGTAATCGAATCTGCGCCAGAAAATATACCCATGGAGACCACAATTTCTGACCTTTTTCTCTCCtaattgtatttctttaatttcgttcGGTTCACGACGGAACTTGGACCGAACACGTTTAACACGCGTTCTATCGGAATGAGATGAAAATTCACTAACCGAAACTATCATACGCTAGACATCACGTCGACTGCATGAAGCATGTTTGTTTGAATCATGTCATTTTTGATCGTGTCGATCGCTTTAAAGGCATGTATTTGTAGCTGCAGTGTACCCGCAGAACTGCTGTATGCTTGCAGTGCGTCGTGATTACGCGTGTTTTGCTCGTAATACCCGAATCTCACGTGCGTACGCACATGTTCTCGATTTCTTCTCGACAGATGTGAAGCGCCGGCAAAGTCTCTACGACGAGGACTCCCTCGATGGCGATCATCCTAGCGAGAACGAAGGTATCACGTTTTCAAGGGCAGTGTCGAGACTTTTCGTTTGTCACATTTTTCCCTCGGTTGTTTAAACATCGAATGGGCACCAAaaactttggaattttttgTCTAGTTGTAATAATCAATCTTTTGTCTCGTGGCGTACGATCGATTGTAAATAACTGGGAATagtttgattaaaattgatttcggAGTTTAAATGGGCAATGTGTACTACGCTTTTATTATCGAGAACTGTCTGGGAAACAAGTAAACGTCGACGTGTTTCAAGCAGAACGCGAAGCTCGTACGACAAGAAGAAGTAATCGGTCTTCGCGGTTGTTCTCAGGACGGGAGTCGACGGGAAGCGCGAAAGACGTGGACAGGGCGAAGCTCGTCCGTGAGAGACAAAACGAAGAGCGGCAGCGGAAGTTGGAAGAGCTGAGACAGCAGGCTCTCGCCGCGCAACGTTTCCGGGAGCAACGGGAAGAGGAACGTCGAAGGCGCATCGACGAGCTCAAATCGCGTGACAACGACAGGTTtgtcttttcttcctttcttttctcctttttcttctttcttttctttcgtttgctCAGAAGTAATGCACTAATATTCACTAATAGGTTTACTGATTCGTGAAAATTCGTAATTCTTCAGTTGCGTCGTTTTCCATCTTTTTGTATTCtcactttttcttcctttctttttttttttttttttttgtagtaaAAGGTACAAGTCGGAGTGAACTTACGCTCGAATGGGAAAAGGATGAGAGTTTAAGCCGGCTTTGCGTTTGAAATTGGGTTATTTAATACGATCCAGTTGCGAACGATAGAGCGCATGCCTTGAGGGTagttttttttaatctatGACACGCGAATTTAAACCGACACGGAACCACATTGATGTGTTTAAACGCGCTCTTTACGAGATTACGTGCTCTCTACGAAGTTATAAGTTGACCTGGTTAATATGATGCCGGGCTAAACTGTTTCGCCGCCGCAGAGAAGCCCGGGAAATTACCACGACACCTGCATAAAGTTCACCCGCGGCAAAATCGCTTTTCCGTCCCgtctaaaaaaagaataacagCCTATTACGTGTACGCGAAGACGTACTTTCTCGTTCGTACCTTGAGAACCTCTAGTTCGAAATCTGCTTTCTGcagaaatattcgttttatatttattttagacgAAACCAAGTCGGGGAGAGGAAACGGGCGATATGCGAGgcggaaagagaaagaagagaggcgATCCTCCGAAAGAATCAAGAGAGAGAAGCTCGTATAgaggcgaagaagaagaacgagagGTCGCACATCGTGTTTGCGTTCGGAAGTTCTACACCGAGGATGTTGGAGCCAGCCGATACCGGTGGCTCCACTTTCTGGGGAACGCGTCGCGCAACCTCTACCACCAATGTAATGATGTTCTCGGCTGCACAGCCATTGACAAGGAGATCCTCAGAGAGAGAACTCGATGGCAGCAAGAAGCGAGCCACGTCAGCTGGTGGACTTGACCGGAAACCTGGCGAAGGTTAGTGGGAATTTCTCAACCGGATACAGATACGAGGATGTTATTGATATTCGCGGAtacatgtatttaatttaatacgacAGACGTCGGTGATGATATTGCGACATCAAACTTCTATATTCGTAATAGTGTTTGTTACGATAATTTTCTGCCTATTCCATTCTATTCCATATTTCTTCATGTCGATGTTATTTTGATCGGTATCTGGTAGTTGAGCGATGGAAGCACGTAGAAATTGTTCGACGTCTGTCGTTAACATCGTCAGTTATGGATAGTAACGAAAAGATAAAGAATCGCGAGAATTCGTGTAAAGAAAATTCGTTAGCGAATATCGTGTCGTTggtgtaataattattctttcttcgtgTTGGCACTCAAAAATCGTCGAGCTGCCGATGGTTGAGACGTACAGCGAAGGCCGCTTCTTTTCTCACTGCGTTCTTTCTACACAGCGCTTCTAGTGCTATATGTAGTTGCGCAACCGATGCGCCGTAACGCGTAACGCATGGATGCACTACGTTCCAGAAAGATTACGCAGAAGGCGAACGAGacatttttatacgtatttgcGTGCGTGGCTTGTGCGCTACTCTTTTCAGTTAAAGATTATTTACTAATCATTTACGAAACCGGGTTAAAATCGTGGCGCCTCATCCTAGCGATAAATCGAGCTTCCTTCGacggataaatatttttacgatgaTGTTTGATTACCAAACACTACACATCAACCACCAACACACGACTTTATTCAACTGTACACGATATCTCCATGTTGAtggttaaaaaaagaaaaaaggaaattacgGAGCATGAGAGATCGATTCTCTAATGTTGATAGATAAAATGATTCGTGATCGTATTCGTaatgtgttttatattctctgtacttttttcaggtttttcgtttaaatttctacAGTTCGTATTGTATGTTTTTCGCAGCCAATTCCACCGGTTTTTAATTTCGCTGCGTTTCCCGACGAATGCAATTTGATTTCAGCGATAAACGAGATGATGTTATTGATTTATTCCtctcttattcttttttgtttcttttttttttgctataTATCATGTTCTTTTGCCAACATAATATCGCTTCATGTACACACACGAGAAGCACCTCATCTTCGACGCGCTGACTTCTCTGTAATCCGCACACGTTATTACGAAATACAAGTGTCAAAAGTACATAGACAGAGAGACAGATAGTTGTTCGTAGCGAGAATATATGCCTgagtaaatgtaatttcactAGAGTTGTAACATTGACCGGAGAGAGATAGATTTCCTTTCGTTCGGTAATTAAGATCCTATTGCATCCGCTCTATTTATCTCTGTACTTACTGGTGGTGGCTCTGTCAGGCAAAGTGTAATTTTAAAGTATCTGTGAATCGCACTTATATCTAACTCATGCTAATTCCCCCCACCCTACGTTTGTTAATCTGTCGAACAACCCCACCCTTGCCCACCCCTGagagaattaagaaaaaaagaaaaagagaaattgaaaaaaaaaggaataagaacaaaaaagaagaaacgaagagaattcGATTGGAAAGTACCTAATGTTGCAGCGCTGAATGGTTTGTTTGCAGATATGAGAATGTCCTCGTCCATGTACGAGGTGTTCAATTGGAATTCTAGCCCTGATCCTCCCTTAACCCCCGCCAAACATAAGAGAGCCAGCCTCTCTCTGCCTCCTACAACTGACATCTTTGCCATCGATGATAAGTCTGATAGCGACACTAGGCGTCCGATGATTCAGCGGGCTGCCAGTGGTGAGTCCTGAagtcgaaaaaaagaaaaaagtctGCAACGGGGAGATTGTTCTGTTATCCCAGAATGAGCTATCAATATAACGTATCCTTGTCTCTCTTTCATTAGCACATCGGAATATACTCTCTTGCAAGCATGTCACTTTCGTTTAACGCCATAAAGATATCTGTACAGATCTGTGAAGTCGTGGAACACCGATGATGTAAttctaattctatttttaGATTGCGAAAgcttatgcatttatgggaaatttaaagctGCTAGAATACATAGAACGTACATAGTATGCAAACATATACATCTTGATATATCAAGAGAAAAGTCCTCGCTCTATTCAGATCTCATTTCTTTAGTTGTGTTCACTACAGACGTAGATtcgcataaacattcgcagtctatCTATTAGATAGTTGTTATATGTAATTCTGGTAACATTGAACTTGGATATCttgatttttatgtaaattcagaTTAACGAGGATCGGTGTTCAACGACGTATATCATTAATTAGTCATATATGCATCCTAACGCTATTCAGAATTCTATACTAACAATTACTAACATTTACATACGTTTAGATGGGTTATTTACTAACGAATTTAGAGTAAGAATTTAGTGTTATATTAGAATACTAATTTTGATAttgctctttctctcgttaatAGCATTACTTTATTCAGTGGCAGTTTTACGAAATGGAAATAAGTATCGAGAAGCTGAGGTGCCTCAATAGTCGAATACGAACTTCAAACGAGACACGCTATCGTTTAATTGTACTTTCCTAACATTTGCCTACTTATTATAAGAGGCAAGCATTATACACTCATATCATTCATAAACTTATTACATCCCTACATACtgtatttaaattgaatttccatttAGTCTTCGATcgagataaatatttctttttacgaatttttcaatcatttgaatagaaaaacattttttaacgatatcaaACGGTCGATTCGATTTTACGAGATTCTTTGAAACGCTTACTTTTTTCGCAACggcttctttcattttttcactcGATATATGAACATACGAACACGTTGATGCGTTAATTTGAATGCTATAACACGAGACACTTTCTGTATATATAGCTCTGTGCATGCGTTGAGATTTTTACCGCCTTACCGGATTTTTACCGGATATCGTTTGCATGTACCACCGTTCCGTTTTACACCGCTTCCGTAACGTCGTTCGTACACGTTCCCAGTTTCTCATTGTCCTCTAATTACCGTAATATCTTTCTGTCATAATGTATATATCACTTTATCCGTAACAACACCGTTGCTCAACATTCCGTTCCTGGTAACGTTATCGAATGACGTCCAAGCTGTATTATGCACAAAAGTTCTTTCTATCTGCTTCGTACATACATgaacacgcacacgcacacgcacacgcacatacatacacaGGAAACAGCATGAAGAATATTGACCAGTAGAGAATATTAGTAGTCGAAAACGGAATGCCAAATGCACATCACTTACACATACTTATACACAGGCTCACGAAAGTACTCGTATACATGTAGACACCTTTCATGAATATAAGTATGTATGATgtgtattatatgaaatattttgaaatttcattaacactgcGATGAGACACAACTATCGTGATTATTTTAGCAAATAATGTCAGTCGTGTCTCTTTAAAatgtgaatgaaatttcaaaatgtttcgtataacacatACAATATGGACAGAAAAGTTTTCAAGAGCCAGTGTATGTACGTACATCATCCACACATATGCACACACCTACCCTACATGTACACTCGGTCCATGCAAAATGGAACGAATTTTCTTATGTTTGCGATGTTCAGAGGATGTACGCGCGCCTTGTACACGTTACGACTGTATAGTGCGCAGTTTCCGGTGGTCGCTTCTCGCGCTTCGCTTCTAAGGGAAACTCCATTGCAGGTGAAGAAAGCGACGGAACACCGGGAACCCCTAGCTCGGTTTATCTGCGGGTGAACAGGAGGCGTACCGATCTGATGCCAACGATACCATCGCCGCGTGATGGACCGCCATCATCAGGGCGTAGTTCGAGCGCTAAGGCCTTCGCACGTTCGCCAGGTAGGACTTACTCCATGTCCAGGCTGGACCAACTGGCGCAGCCTAGGAAACGTCCGACAGAACTTAGCACATTGACGGAACAGCAAAGCCAGCCTCTGAGCGCTTCTAGCATGAGTCGCAGCATGTCACATTTAGCTGCGTCCGGAGGCAAGAGCCTCAAACGCTCAGATAACTCTCGTAGCATGGGTACATTGCCAGGCGCGGTTCCAATGCCGAGACCAACCAGAGCCGAGAGACTTCGTCGCAAAGCCCGCGAGCATCAGAACCAACAGCAGCAAGGTAAGATCGTTCTTGTGCACTCAACTCTCGGTGACATCCTGCTCTTAAATATCATATTCATTTTATCGACGTATCGTCATTCACATAGAAATTCATAGACAAACTATGTAAATATGACCAACAACATCATTCTatattgtacatgtatatcCCTATGGGCATTATATCACGCTGACAGTATTATTCACTGACAATAACTAGACAGATCTTTAGATTTatagattataataattttcatcgaccAATGTTTTACAATTGagaattcgtttcttttcttttttcttttttttttttttttttttacatccCCGAATGAATctattttcagatatttgtCACTATCTATGCTCGCACTCCTGCCGTTCTATATAACTTGAGTTGGGTGCACATGTGCATGCGTACGAATACAGTGAGGAGCCGTTGTAAATCAATAAGACAGAAAATCCTTGTATACCTCGGTTACTTTTCGTGCGACTTCGCGAGACGACGGGTAGAGACTCATGCTTAACTGCTTGCATATCGAACAAAGACTAACAAACGATCTTCAAAGCGTCTAAcgcttcaaatttttctttaaccaTCAATTTTgtgttactttatattatcttaACAACGATATATATCCGACTGCATGGAATTCTTTTTGTGTTAATTATTGTACAAACTGAATTGATTAACAAAACGCTCCTGCTAAGGAAACGAACTCAGATCTCACCGGCTTTTCGGTACCAAGGGTGAAGGTACGCTCTAACGTTTTCCGGTAAGccacacttttttttttcttatatgtgtatatatatatatatatcttatcaCGTACACACACGTTTTACGCACAATACTAGACTGTGTACAGACGAACCGCAATCGTATTTAGTGTGCAATACATTTATATCGCTCCACTTTCGTTCtttgattcttttctttcttgctGTTTTTACGAGGTCTCGTAATTTcccctcgtttctttttatttctaatttgtttatttcggCCTCTTTTTCTCAGTTACTCTCgatgtacatatacatttcACATACGACAcgatcaataatatttttggtGGCGGTGcttgttttctatttaatttcgcTACTTGTACCTCTTAATATACTTAAGTCTATTCTAATATATACAAATCAACGAAAAGACTGATAAGAATAGAACGgaatggaaaaaggaaacagaaaatacGATTTGTTTgtcgaaatatacaaaatactcGTCAGCATTGTGCATCGGCGCGATCTGACGCGATAAtctaacgaaagaaaatagaaaaagtagaaagaataaaaattcggTTCTCTATGAAATGCCGCGGCAACGCGATGCTGCCGTGCATTTCACGGCGTTTGTTTGTTTAATGTTTAACGCGCGACGAACACAATGCATAAAATACGTAAATCAAGAGATGTTCACCTTGGGTGGGTACGCGTAGGCATCCGCAGCGGGGAGGTGACACCGAACAGCCCATCACGACCGCACAGCTCCATGAGTCAGCAAAGCGCCAGCAGTGTGGGCAGCAGTAACGTCAATCTGCGTCCTCGTACAGCTGCCCCGCGTCGACCGCGACCTGCTTCTATTGCCGGTACCGGTGTTTCGGTCACAGAACGACACAGTGAGCATGCCTTTTTTTGAATACTCtcttgttattaaaaaaaaaaagaaagaaagaaaaatccttGTACACGAAGGGACCAAGCGGGTACCGCTCGAGTGTTTATTTCGCACGAAAACGTGCGGATCCATTCGACGCGACGAGAATCTTTTTTGCCCTGCGGTATTTGGACCCGAACTTCTGTTTACTAAACGCTTTGTCCGAAAAACAGTTtgttttttcaatttgaattgTCGTTCCAAACGAACGTTGATTTCCTCGATTTTTCTATGcagtgtttctttttttttttcattgatcACGGTTTTAGTTTTTGTACATGGCTTACAtgttatttatctatttaatttgttttttttttttgtcctttttctttcgatacaTTAGTCGAGATTGCACATTCAAATACCGCGTGTACGTAGACACAACGTGACTCGTGTCGTGAGTTTCAagtttgtaataatacgtagATCTAGTGAGCGAACCGAAATCGACGAAGGATTCGAAACCGCCACTGCCAAAGGTCCATAGCACTCCAAAGAAATCATCTACACCGAAAGCGACGGAGATCAAGAAGCCGACAGAGAAACTGGTGAAGAGCGCGAAGGCTTCACCGCGAATAACCCCGAAAGTGACACCGCTGCAAAGCCCTGGAGCCGAGAATGCTCCGCTGATTCGTGGCAGTACCGGAGAGATAATAAAAAGCGAAGTGAAAGAGGATACAAAATTGGATGATAAATACGAGGAGAAGAAAGACCAAGGCACCGAGAAAACacaagtaattaattttctccatTAACGAAATGCAGATAAACGCGATGCACACATGAAAATGATCGATACGTGTTATATGTTCTTAATTGCAGCAGGAAATAAGCGCCGCGGAGCAGGGtaacgaagaaatgaaaaagtcGGTCGTTATCGAACAATCCAATTCTATATCTAAGCAAACGAAGGACGAAACTAATTTGAATCAAGAGAATCAATCGACTGTGCGGTCTCAAGAAACGCCCAAAGCTGCGAAGAAGGAAACCGAGGCGAAATCCGAGAACAACGTGGAGGAACAGGTCGATATGTCAGGTAAGCTGGACTTTggatattgaaatatgaattaggagattaataaataaatggccGTTTTTTAGCATCGATGATAGCAAAGATCCGGATCACTACGGAAGAGGAAGCCAAGGCAGCTATAGCTGAACGTAGAAGATTAGCTAGAGAACAGGCTGAACGAGAAGCCGAGCTTGAACGCCAACGACAGGTACGGTTTTAAAGAGATTTTTCGCATAAAAGAGTGGATTATTCGCGATATGAAGAGACTTCATAGAGAGATCTTTTTACAGGAGGAAGAAGCCCGTTTAGAGGCCGAGAGATTGCGCGCTGAGGAAGAAGAACAACGTCGTTTGGAGGAAGAAACGCTTCGTTTGGCTAATGAAGCTCGTGAAGCCGAGGAACAGAGACTGAGACTGGCGATTGAGGAAGCGAAACGTCGCGAGGAAGAGGataggagaagaagagaagaggaggcTCGTCagaaacaagagaaagaagaggctgAACGGAAAGCGAGGGAAGAAGCGGAAAGGTCAGTTGATTTCTTTCAGATGACGTGATTTTATTCGATCAACATTCTCTGTGGTCAAGCGTTTAATGACCACTATGTGATGTTTTTGTTACAGACAACGGATCGAAATGGCGGAACGCCTTAAGagggaagaggaagagagactTGCTAGACGTAAACGTGTCGAGGCGATCATGCTTAGAACTCGGGGCAAGAACCAAAATAATACACCTACGAAAGTAAGATTACACATTTTTCGTTCATTGAATAATGTTTATGTGATCGTTAATTAAACTCTTGTTcctgaaagaaatatttacgatcgTGTTTCGTGCTTTGTATAGGGTGAAGGTGGTGATGGCGATAAGTTGAAAGAAGACAGTCctaacgatgaaaataaaacggcACCAGGTAGCAAAGTCGAAGATGTTATGACAGCCAGTCTGATATCCGAAGCAACTCAACAATTTATTAGCGGAGAGCAACGAGCTCACCATACAGAAAACAATACTACTACGGACATTGTTCATAACGGCACGCATAGTAATGgcattaatgaaaataaaattgtgttGGATAATAATCAGGGTAATGTGGAAGGAGAACTGAATGGTCATCATACAAATCACGGAAACGGTATCAACAGTCAATCAATTACACTGGATAATGCCACTGTGTAAGTATATCAAATTCAAAGTTACAGATTTGTAACAAACATTTCTATTAACCTAAGAGTTACATCCTGACACTTACCTGACCGCCATTAAAACAAAACCAAAAAATCCAAGATATAACTGGATTTCGCATCGATAAGAAAAACTGAAAGATAACATCGAAGAGCATCTCAAAGAATTGTGAGTTCATTTGGTTTTTAGATCATTcgacaataatattattacgaatG comes from Bombus pyrosoma isolate SC7728 linkage group LG2, ASM1482585v1, whole genome shotgun sequence and encodes:
- the LOC122574303 gene encoding MAP7 domain-containing protein 1-like isoform X26; translated protein: MKPGAASEETNQRSSSAHNRHSLTKDVKRRQSLYDEDSLDGDHPSENEGRESTGSAKDVDRAKLVRERQNEERQRKLEELRQQALAAQRFREQREEERRRRIDELKSRDNDRRNQVGERKRAICEAERERREAILRKNQEREARIEAKKKNERSHIVFAFGSSTPRMLEPADTGGSTFWGTRRATSTTNVMMFSAAQPLTRRSSERELDGSKKRATSAGGLDRKPGEDMRMSSSMYEVFNWNSSPDPPLTPAKHKRASLSLPPTTDIFAIDDKSDSDTRRPMIQRAASGEESDGTPGTPSSVYLRVNRRRTDLMPTIPSPRDGPPSSGRSSSAKAFARSPGRTYSMSRLDQLAQPRKRPTELSTLTEQQSQPLSASSMSRSMSHLAASGGKSLKRSDNSRSMGTLPGAVPMPRPTRAERLRRKAREHQNQQQQGIRSGEVTPNSPSRPHSSMSQQSASSVGSSNVNLRPRTAAPRRPRPASIAGTGVSVTERHNLVSEPKSTKDSKPPLPKVHSTPKKSSTPKATEIKKPTEKLVKSAKASPRITPKVTPLQSPGAENAPLIRGSTGEIIKSEVKEDTKLDDKYEEKKDQGTEKTQQEISAAEQGNEEMKKSVVIEQSNSISKQTKDETNLNQENQSTVRSQETPKAAKKETEAKSENNVEEQVDMSASMIAKIRITTEEEAKAAIAERRRLAREQAEREAELERQRQEEEARLEAERLRAEEEEQRRLEEETLRLANEAREAEEQRLRLAIEEAKRREEEDRRRREEEARQKQEKEEAERKAREEAERQRIEMAERLKREEEERLARRKRVEAIMLRTRGKNQNNTPTKGEGGDGDKLKEDSPNDENKTAPGSKVEDVMTASLISEATQQFISGEQRAHHTENNTTTDIVHNGTHSNGINENKIVLDNNQGNVEGELNGHHTNHGNGINSQSITLDNATVKQNNVTNNLLDLTEFDSLSNSSSGPILQLTSNLANEDTLNSNLNPAAIPFTPMANTYMPTAANANVNPFQDSFMNNKPQDNSQVPDLLS
- the LOC122574303 gene encoding MAP7 domain-containing protein 1-like isoform X7 gives rise to the protein MPRRRISMLLAPRTWLTSNGSNSTDPTGAASEETNQRSSSAHNRHSLTKEQTMHWFAQIGGDEASPDSSDVKRRQSLYDEDSLDGDHPSENEGRESTGSAKDVDRAKLVRERQNEERQRKLEELRQQALAAQRFREQREEERRRRIDELKSRDNDRRNQVGERKRAICEAERERREAILRKNQEREARIEAKKKNERSHIVFAFGSSTPRMLEPADTGGSTFWGTRRATSTTNVMMFSAAQPLTRRSSERELDGSKKRATSAGGLDRKPGEDMRMSSSMYEVFNWNSSPDPPLTPAKHKRASLSLPPTTDIFAIDDKSDSDTRRPMIQRAASGEESDGTPGTPSSVYLRVNRRRTDLMPTIPSPRDGPPSSGRSSSAKAFARSPGRTYSMSRLDQLAQPRKRPTELSTLTEQQSQPLSASSMSRSMSHLAASGGKSLKRSDNSRSMGTLPGAVPMPRPTRAERLRRKAREHQNQQQQGIRSGEVTPNSPSRPHSSMSQQSASSVGSSNVNLRPRTAAPRRPRPASIAGTGVSVTERHNLVSEPKSTKDSKPPLPKVHSTPKKSSTPKATEIKKPTEKLVKSAKASPRITPKVTPLQSPGAENAPLIRGSTGEIIKSEVKEDTKLDDKYEEKKDQGTEKTQQEISAAEQGNEEMKKSVVIEQSNSISKQTKDETNLNQENQSTVRSQETPKAAKKETEAKSENNVEEQVDMSASMIAKIRITTEEEAKAAIAERRRLAREQAEREAELERQRQEEEARLEAERLRAEEEEQRRLEEETLRLANEAREAEEQRLRLAIEEAKRREEEDRRRREEEARQKQEKEEAERKAREEAERQRIEMAERLKREEEERLARRKRVEAIMLRTRGKNQNNTPTKGEGGDGDKLKEDSPNDENKTAPGSKVEDVMTASLISEATQQFISGEQRAHHTENNTTTDIVHNGTHSNGINENKIVLDNNQGNVEGELNGHHTNHGNGINSQSITLDNATVKQNNVTNNLLDLTEFDSLSNSSSGPILQLTSNLANEDTLNSNLNPAAIPFTPMANTYMPTAANANVNPFQDSFMNNKPQDNSQVPDLLS
- the LOC122574303 gene encoding histone-lysine N-methyltransferase, H3 lysine-79 specific-like isoform X9, which encodes MPRRRISMLLAPRTWLTSNGSNSTDPTGAASEETNQRSSSAHNRHSLTKDVKRRQSLYDEDSLDGDHPSENEGRESTGSAKDVDRAKLVRERQNEERQRKLEELRQQALAAQRFREQREEERRRRIDELKSRDNDRRNQVGERKRAICEAERERREAILRKNQEREARIEAKKKNERSHIVFAFGSSTPRMLEPADTGGSTFWGTRRATSTTNVMMFSAAQPLTRRSSERELDGSKKRATSAGGLDRKPGEDMRMSSSMYEVFNWNSSPDPPLTPAKHKRASLSLPPTTDIFAIDDKSDSDTRRPMIQRAASGEESDGTPGTPSSVYLRVNRRRTDLMPTIPSPRDGPPSSGRSSSAKAFARSPGRTYSMSRLDQLAQPRKRPTELSTLTEQQSQPLSASSMSRSMSHLAASGGKSLKRSDNSRSMGTLPGAVPMPRPTRAERLRRKAREHQNQQQQGIRSGEVTPNSPSRPHSSMSQQSASSVGSSNVNLRPRTAAPRRPRPASIAGTGVSVTERHNLVSEPKSTKDSKPPLPKVHSTPKKSSTPKATEIKKPTEKLVKSAKASPRITPKVTPLQSPGAENAPLIRGSTGEIIKSEVKEDTKLDDKYEEKKDQGTEKTQQEISAAEQGNEEMKKSVVIEQSNSISKQTKDETNLNQENQSTVRSQETPKAAKKETEAKSENNVEEQVDMSASMIAKIRITTEEEAKAAIAERRRLAREQAEREAELERQRQEEEARLEAERLRAEEEEQRRLEEETLRLANEAREAEEQRLRLAIEEAKRREEEDRRRREEEARQKQEKEEAERKAREEAERQRIEMAERLKREEEERLARRKRVEAIMLRTRGKNQNNTPTKGEGGDGDKLKEDSPNDENKTAPGSKVEDVMTASLISEATQQFISGEQRAHHTENNTTTDIVHNGTHSNGINENKIVLDNNQGNVEGELNGHHTNHGNGINSQSITLDNATVKQNNVTNNLLDLTEFDSLSNSSSGPILQLTSNLANEDTLNSNLNPAAIPFTPMANTYMPTAANANVNPFQDSFMNNKPQDNSQVPDLLS
- the LOC122574303 gene encoding capping protein inhibiting regulator of actin dynamics-like isoform X10, producing MGADDMNREIPSSTLATLRGILVSSLSRENLGPHDLPVQENGRHRPYRKVHFREAGAASEETNQRSSSAHNRHSLTKEQTMHWFAQIGGDEASPDSSDVKRRQSLYDEDSLDGDHPSENEGRESTGSAKDVDRAKLVRERQNEERQRKLEELRQQALAAQRFREQREEERRRRIDELKSRDNDRRNQVGERKRAICEAERERREAILRKNQEREARIEAKKKNERSHIVFAFGSSTPRMLEPADTGGSTFWGTRRATSTTNVMMFSAAQPLTRRSSERELDGSKKRATSAGGLDRKPGEDMRMSSSMYEVFNWNSSPDPPLTPAKHKRASLSLPPTTDIFAIDDKSDSDTRRPMIQRAASGEESDGTPGTPSSVYLRVNRRRTDLMPTIPSPRDGPPSSGRSSSAKAFARSPGRTYSMSRLDQLAQPRKRPTELSTLTEQQSQPLSASSMSRSMSHLAASGGKSLKRSDNSRSMGTLPGAVPMPRPTRAERLRRKAREHQNQQQQGIRSGEVTPNSPSRPHSSMSQQSASSVGSSNVNLRPRTAAPRRPRPASIAGTGVSVTERHNLVSEPKSTKDSKPPLPKVHSTPKKSSTPKATEIKKPTEKLVKSAKASPRITPKVTPLQSPGAENAPLIRGSTGEIIKSEVKEDTKLDDKYEEKKDQGTEKTQQEISAAEQGNEEMKKSVVIEQSNSISKQTKDETNLNQENQSTVRSQETPKAAKKETEAKSENNVEEQVDMSASMIAKIRITTEEEAKAAIAERRRLAREQAEREAELERQRQEEEARLEAERLRAEEEEQRRLEEETLRLANEAREAEEQRLRLAIEEAKRREEEDRRRREEEARQKQEKEEAERKAREEAERQRIEMAERLKREEEERLARRKRVEAIMLRTRGKNQNNTPTKGEGGDGDKLKEDSPNDENKTAPGSKVEDVMTASLISEATQQFISGEQRAHHTENNTTTDIVHNGTHSNGINENKIVLDNNQGNVEGELNGHHTNHGNGINSQSITLDNATVKQNNVTNNLLDLTEFDSLSNSSSGPILQLTSNLANEDTLNSNLNPAAIPFTPMANTYMPTAANANVNPFQDSFMNNKPQDNSQVPDLLS